In Hahella sp. KA22, one genomic interval encodes:
- the exbD gene encoding TonB system transport protein ExbD: MKKFDQINVIPFIDIMLVLLAIVLTTATFVVQGKIPIELPSAENVSNKSAPEHAVNIVIDKENLYYYQDEAASLEQLEGRLKALGKSSPITLKVDSQADFKSFVAVADLLQKYSLTNFSVLASRNQ, translated from the coding sequence ATGAAAAAGTTTGATCAGATCAACGTCATTCCGTTTATCGACATCATGCTGGTGCTCCTGGCCATTGTGCTGACCACCGCCACCTTCGTGGTGCAGGGCAAAATCCCCATTGAGTTGCCCAGTGCGGAAAACGTTTCCAACAAATCCGCGCCGGAACACGCGGTCAATATCGTTATCGACAAGGAAAATCTTTACTACTACCAGGATGAAGCCGCGTCTCTGGAACAATTGGAAGGTCGCCTGAAAGCGCTGGGAAAATCCAGCCCGATCACTCTCAAGGTCGACAGTCAGGCGGATTTCAAAAGCTTTGTAGCGGTCGCCGACCTGCTGCAGAAATATTCATTGACCAATTTCTCCGTACTCGCCAGTCGTAACCAATGA
- a CDS encoding energy transducer TonB — MKRHIIGITVALCLHVSLAVWLISGVSSPAPAPIAAAPVSLVLSQMRIVEQQIEAKQPEAEPAPEVEEVVEAEQPVIEEPEPEIVEETPKPVETPPEPKPEVAKVEKPIEPKQPVKKKPEPKKVVEKVKTPQPTKKEEVAKVDPEPNKEMAEKPVPSPDPRTEISSAPAIAEQPQLSSAQIVNIEQAYINALQLALEKNKRYPLSAKRRRQEGTSTVEFTITKSGDIAEVRLRDSSGISRLDEAAVKALVTLAQFQPIPDELERTHWKMAVPIRFQLN, encoded by the coding sequence ATGAAACGCCATATCATCGGAATCACCGTCGCCCTGTGCCTGCATGTTTCGCTCGCAGTCTGGCTGATATCCGGCGTCTCATCGCCAGCGCCGGCTCCCATCGCCGCCGCGCCAGTGTCCCTGGTGCTGTCGCAAATGCGCATCGTCGAGCAACAGATCGAGGCGAAGCAACCGGAAGCGGAGCCAGCGCCGGAAGTGGAAGAGGTGGTGGAAGCCGAACAGCCGGTCATTGAAGAGCCCGAGCCTGAAATCGTAGAGGAAACGCCTAAACCGGTGGAGACGCCTCCCGAGCCCAAGCCGGAGGTGGCCAAGGTGGAAAAGCCGATAGAGCCTAAACAGCCCGTCAAGAAAAAGCCTGAGCCGAAAAAAGTCGTCGAAAAGGTGAAGACGCCGCAGCCGACCAAGAAAGAAGAAGTCGCCAAAGTCGACCCTGAACCCAACAAGGAAATGGCGGAAAAACCCGTTCCTTCGCCAGACCCGCGAACAGAAATATCCTCAGCGCCGGCCATTGCGGAGCAGCCGCAGCTAAGCTCAGCGCAAATCGTTAATATTGAACAGGCCTATATCAATGCGTTGCAATTGGCCCTGGAGAAGAACAAGAGGTACCCGCTGAGCGCCAAGCGCCGCCGCCAGGAAGGCACCAGCACGGTGGAGTTCACGATTACGAAAAGCGGCGATATTGCGGAAGTGCGCTTGCGGGACAGCTCCGGTATTTCCCGTCTGGACGAAGCCGCCGTCAAAGCGTTGGTCACCTTGGCCCAGTTCCAGCCTATCCCAGATGAGCTTGAGCGCACCCATTGGAAAATGGCGGTGCCGATTCGGTTTCAGTTGAATTGA
- a CDS encoding GntR family transcriptional regulator, with the protein MSKPDSLITKIFGIPEQISRHSAPLYLQLQTKIREAVDAGVLRAGDVVPAEREIAAAMKVSRVTVRRAIDDLVEEGLLTQRQGAGTFVTERVEQPLNYLKSFSEIMQERGKKPGSRWLDRSVGVPHEDERVALKLAVDSEVVRFHRLRLADDKPMGLEVATIPRQFLDNPFEVTGSLYEALAEKGLRPVKALQRLRAISIDETRAKLLDIPVDSAVLYIERLGLLEDGVPIEFTRSYFPGDAYDFVAEIRNVSHYAPMGFHKSDGVEEDDED; encoded by the coding sequence ATGAGCAAACCAGACAGTCTGATTACTAAAATCTTCGGAATTCCGGAGCAAATCTCGCGGCATTCCGCGCCGTTGTATCTGCAGTTGCAGACCAAGATCCGCGAGGCGGTGGACGCTGGCGTGTTGCGCGCCGGCGATGTGGTGCCCGCGGAGCGTGAAATCGCCGCCGCCATGAAAGTTTCCCGCGTCACTGTCAGGCGCGCTATCGACGATCTGGTGGAAGAAGGCCTGCTGACCCAACGTCAGGGCGCGGGAACATTTGTGACCGAGCGCGTGGAACAGCCGCTGAACTATCTCAAGAGTTTCTCTGAGATCATGCAGGAGCGCGGCAAGAAGCCGGGCTCTCGCTGGCTGGACCGTTCCGTCGGCGTGCCTCACGAAGATGAACGCGTTGCGCTGAAGCTGGCGGTGGATAGTGAAGTGGTGCGTTTCCATCGTCTGCGTCTGGCGGATGATAAACCCATGGGGCTGGAAGTGGCGACGATACCGCGACAGTTTCTGGATAATCCGTTTGAAGTCACCGGGTCGCTGTATGAAGCGCTGGCGGAAAAGGGGTTGCGTCCGGTCAAGGCGCTGCAGCGTTTGCGGGCTATTTCCATTGATGAGACCCGCGCCAAGCTGTTGGATATTCCTGTGGACAGCGCCGTTCTCTATATCGAGCGCTTGGGCTTGTTGGAAGATGGCGTTCCCATCGAATTCACGCGTTCTTATTTCCCTGGCGACGCCTATGACTTCGTCGCGGAGATTCGCAATGTGTCTCACTACGCGCCAATGGGCTTTCACAAGTCAGATGGCGTTGAGGAAGACGACGAGGACTGA
- a CDS encoding ABC transporter ATP-binding protein, whose protein sequence is MADVQLKQIKKSYGQVNVLHGIDLDIKHGEFVVLVGASGCGKSTLLRLIAGLEDISGGELLIDNKVVNHQPPAKRGIAMVFQSYALYPHMSVFKNMAFGLKISGKDKNYVREKVEHAAKILQIDHLLERLPRELSGGQRQRVAIGRAIVRDPNVFLFDEPLSNLDAALRVQTRVEIGKLHKDLDATIIYVTHDQVEAMTLGDKIVVMNKGRVEQCGSPLELYRHPRTQFVAGFIGSPKMNFMKGKVSVKAEGAIYVKLADGVEVEARVESGAIAVGEEVTVGVRPEHLQESLHGEGRLKGKINLVEHLGEVSYIYMTLTDGSEVVVRGDGETEVKVGDEIYADYQPQNVHVFNAQGLAFKRLTAAEADAPAAAMIRQAAGGNT, encoded by the coding sequence ATGGCTGACGTACAACTTAAACAGATCAAGAAGAGTTACGGCCAGGTCAATGTCCTGCACGGCATAGATCTGGACATCAAGCACGGCGAGTTTGTGGTGCTGGTGGGCGCGTCTGGATGCGGCAAGTCCACCTTGCTGCGTCTGATCGCCGGTTTAGAGGACATTAGCGGCGGCGAACTGCTGATCGACAATAAAGTGGTGAATCATCAGCCCCCCGCCAAGCGCGGCATCGCCATGGTGTTTCAGTCCTACGCTCTGTACCCGCATATGTCAGTGTTCAAAAACATGGCTTTTGGCCTGAAAATCTCCGGCAAGGACAAGAACTACGTGCGGGAAAAAGTGGAGCACGCCGCCAAGATCCTGCAGATCGATCATCTGTTGGAGCGTTTGCCCCGGGAATTGTCCGGCGGCCAGCGTCAGCGGGTGGCGATAGGGCGCGCGATCGTGCGCGATCCCAATGTGTTTCTGTTCGACGAACCGCTCTCCAATCTGGACGCCGCGCTGCGGGTGCAGACCCGGGTAGAGATCGGCAAGCTGCATAAAGACCTGGACGCAACCATCATCTACGTTACCCATGATCAGGTCGAGGCCATGACCCTGGGCGATAAGATCGTGGTGATGAACAAGGGCAGGGTGGAGCAATGCGGTTCGCCCCTGGAGCTGTATCGTCATCCTCGCACGCAGTTTGTCGCGGGCTTCATCGGTTCGCCGAAAATGAATTTCATGAAAGGCAAAGTCTCGGTGAAAGCAGAGGGCGCCATTTATGTGAAACTGGCTGACGGCGTTGAAGTGGAAGCCCGCGTGGAAAGCGGCGCCATTGCTGTTGGCGAAGAAGTGACGGTCGGCGTGCGACCTGAACATTTGCAGGAAAGCCTTCACGGCGAAGGCCGGTTAAAAGGAAAAATTAACCTGGTCGAGCATTTGGGTGAAGTCAGTTATATATACATGACATTGACGGATGGATCTGAAGTTGTCGTGCGTGGAGACGGCGAAACGGAAGTGAAAGTGGGCGACGAGATATACGCTGACTATCAACCGCAGAATGTTCATGTATTCAATGCGCAGGGACTGGCTTTCAAACGATTAACGGCAGCGGAAGCCGATGCGCCGGCGGCTGCCATGATTAGGCAGGCAGCCGGTGGAAATACCTGA